TTTTTCCGCAAAgaaaaacaaagcaaaacaaaactTCTAAACTAACAACTAGGTGAAAGTGCTTGCTTCTGATAATTGCAGCTTTCTTtctaactgaaaaaataaaaatgctacAAATCATTTTGCTACAGAATAAGCTCAGACTGTGTAATTAATCCACTAACAGCATAAAACTAATAATAAAAACACGCTACATGGGTCACAGATGATCATGCCTAAATGTGAAGCAACACTAAAAGTTTTATTGGGGAAAACTATGAACTTGGAGCTTGTAGAAAGGTCATAAGGAGTGGATTACCATAATAACCTTATGCATCAGCTGGGTGCATAGACGGCTTTCAGTGGGCCGAGCTCACGGTTCCTTCACAATTCCATCAGAGGTCAGACAGACCTGGAAAACCAAAAAATTGGAGCACTGGGAGCATCTGCTGTAACAAAGtcttcattaaaaaaataaagaaaaaaatattacAATTTCAGCTCCAGACTGGCTTCCAAATGTGAAGTCACACTTTATTTACAAGAAGCGGCAGCCAAAAAGATCTGGGTGAGACATAGTTTGTTTTATTTGCTCAAAGTTTTGGTATTTTTTAGGTTATTAATCTTttattgtttctctctctctctctctttctgctggCGAGTTAAGTAATCTGTTAGGTGACGCCTGTTAGCTGCTGCTCCTTCCTCACGCCTTCATCTCCTTCATCATCATCAGATGGAGAGTTCAGGGTGAAAAGCTGATTTGTGTTTTGGTCCCAACTTCTACTGAGAACTGTTCATCACAGCAAAgtttagttaaaaaaataaaacaaaatacaaaaaaaaatgaCTAATTTGTTAAAAGGACATTTCAGGTGTTTGTGTCGTTTATTTCGTAACTTAAAAAAATGAGTTCGTAAAGAGTGGTGACATGAATGCTTTGGACGTTCAGCTTTTAGGTCAGACTTAAGTATTTTCAAAGTTCACATTTTAAACTAAATAATCTTCGTCTCTTCCGTTAAACAAAATTCGGCATTGTGATGCACGCGCAACGCTGACAAcatacaacaatgaaccgaccaattgtgtgtgtgtgtgtgtgtgtgtgtgtgtgtgtgtttgtgtgtgtgtgtgtctgctctgtcttctcgatccccagcgagtcgtggaggatggctgcttatactgagccaggattctctggaggtttcttcctgttaaaagggagttttcctctccactgtcgctttatgcttgcttggtatgaggattgctgtatagtcacttgatgcaatttgctgggttccttatataggacacattatttctgattggcttaatgaactgacctgaatttttattatgtgaagtgccttgagacgactcttgtcgtgatttggcgctatataaataaacttgaattgaattgatgggaTGAAAGTAACCCATTTAAAGAGTGTATTTGAGTTTAGTGATAAATTATATTTTAATATTCTCAAATAGGAGTCCTCGACATTCCTTCTCACTCTGCAGGCTGTTGACTCAGTCTTTAGTTTAATTTCACGTAGAAATGCTTCATCTCTCTTCATCTACACTGGCTGTTTGTCACTGAGTCGATGAGTCCAGATGTTGACTTCCTGTTACAGATGTTGGATCATCAGGTACGGGTTGGTCATCTCTCTCCTGTTCTGCTCCTTCTGTCAGAAGTTTGGGCTGATTCTCCTGTGGATTCTGTGAAAGGGTTTGTGGAGAACATCTGGGTGAATGCTGCGGAGGGAGTCGAGCAGAGAGCTGCAGCTGCTTCTTCTTGTCGTACtcctctgcactgatcatcggtacCAGAACTTTGGTGGTGttattaaacaagttgtaatccACTTTGTAGTGCTTCCTGCTCACTCTGATCATCTCCTGGAACAGATGACCCCAGAGGATCTCGTCAGGCGTGTAGGACGTGCGGGTCTGATGCAGAATGCCCGTGGAGTCGTCCGTGTATGTAAAGGACACCACCAGCTCAATGTTTGCTTTTCGTAAATCGTCCAGACTCATCTTGTACAGAGGGCTGCCGAGTTCTATCCTGTGGCAGATGGTTGTAGGTGTAACCAGAGTGATGTCCCTCTGCTGGATGGCCAGGTCTTCCATACCCATGTCTactttcccagtctggtgcatttTTGAGTGAACAATCTGAGCACAAGCTGTCCcctccaccaaatggttcctccgGAAGTCCCCTATCCTCCAAGAGAGACACAGAAAACCATCCCTAAGGTTGATGACAGCATGGCTGCTGAAGCCCACGGTCTGCGCCCTCTTTCGGGCTGACGCCATCTTGGAGACTACAATGCCAATGACGAAGGTGTCAATGAAGCAGCTGATGACATCCTGTATGGTGACGACGATGATGGCAACCATGCAGTTCTCAGACATTCCTCTGAAGCCGTAGCCAATAGTGGTTTGAGTTTCCAGTGAAAACAGGAAAGCAGCTGTGAAGCTGCGCACCTCAAAGACGCAGGGCTGCGTGTTGTGGTTCCTGATGTCTCCGTGCATCAGAGCAATGAACCAGAAGAGGATACCAAAAAAGAGCCAGGACAGGATGTAAGACAAAGCAAAGATCAGCAACATCACCCTCCACCTGATCTCCACCAAGGTGGTGAAGATGTCCATCACAAACATCAGCCACTCCTCTGGAACGTGGCGAAACTTCACGTTACCGCTGCCCTCCTTACGGATGTAACGGGTTTTCTTTGAGTGGTGTCCATTTTCCGTTTTCACACTGAACTCATCAGAAGGCCTCACTGAAGAATAATGTTTGTACATCTTCTAAAGTCTGTAGAGGAAAGAGAAATGAAAGTTAATTGTTTTGTGATTTGTTCAAATTCTGGGTGGCACTTACAGAcataaaattcataaaaaaaacatcATTCTGATGTACTTAAGTCTTCAAAGATGGGGGAATTTCATGTGGGAACCATTGAAGCTCTCCTCCTTATGTATGCATCAGCAATCAGTTTCTTAAAGACTCCGAGAAACCAGAGGATGAGTGGACTAGAGCCCATCTTCCACTAGCTAGTCGGTTGTATGGATCAGGTAAACttcctcatccatccatctggctGTCTGCCCAGGGTCAGGGGTTAGCCAGCTTTGGGAGAAAGGAGGGGGTCTTCCTGACGTGCGCCTGAGGTTTGGCTCCTAGGATTCACGGTCAGGTATACAGTGGGTTGCGAacatttgggcagccttgttaatcttcaggattttcctgtataaattgaTTTTTACGATAAAAAATTTCAggtaaatatatcatataggagacacacacagaggTATTTgaaaagtgaaacaaagtttttaGGATTTACATAAAGTGTGTAttggtttaaacaaaattagacagGTGCATAAATTTGAGCTCTGCTGTCATTTTACTGATTCGAAAACCTTTAGAACTGATTGCTGGAACTCAACgtaggtttggtaagctcagtgaccattgacctccatacacaggtaaATCCAgcaactctcacatgagctgtaaacaaagattgttcaccatcgtGGTTTAGGGGAAtgatacagaaagctgtctcagagatttcagctgtctgttagGAACAAATTGagaaaatggaagaccacaggctcagttcaagttcaggctcaaagtggcagaccaagaaaaatctcagataaacagaaatgaagaatggtgagaacagtcaaaCATTAGAACAGTCTTCCATTATCTGGGCGACTCTCCACGTCAgtagaggtttttaagaaggCGCTGAAGACCCATTATTGTAATCTGGCTTTTAAAGCTGTGTGTTAACTGATGTTGTTTTGTATTTTGcagtttaaaaaaattttttttggtttcctatatattctttgtttttatcttttttagtttagtcttgttcagcaccttggtgacataatatatgtctgtaaagtgcttttataaataaaggtgatgatgatgatgatgataatactgCCGTCATGGTGTGCCATTGTCGCATGGCAATGAGGGaaatttgcggcattcgttctacCACGCTTGGTAATAATATTACCGCAACGCCAGACTTGTGAGTGCATATTACTCCTTGGAGCAgcagagggtggtgtcatgatcacatgggagttactgccgagtacCTGCCACAGTGAAAATGTAAGAACAACAGTAAGTTTCACTTTTTAAACAGATCAGCTGAGATGGTAAACTGTAGAGATGCAGAGCTCTGGGAGCTTCTCTTCGTCAGAGTTTTAGCTCAGATCCCTGACCATTGAAGGGGTCTGTGGAGGACAGGCACCTTTAGGAGTAGGGTCGTGAACAAAACTTAGTGAGCGCagcttcaatcacaataaaaagcaagataaacagaagtccgtGGCAGCTCAGAGTCTTTACACAGAGTCTCAGTGTCCTTACAGTGAATATACCAAAAATATGTAATATGCGGTTGTTTTTTCTTGGCTCTAGTGCTCAGCCAGTGTCTActtgcactgaaactgctctgttagcagtgacggaatccttaaaagaagctagagcaactgccaaatcctcagtgctaatCCTGCTCGACTCATTGGCTGCATTTGACTCTGTTAACCACggattccttttgtccacactctctagcatgggcattagagagaaagcacacgcctggtttgaatcgtacctcagaggacgatcattcagtatcttggcttggacaatcctctaccgtgcaccatcttgccacaggagtcccccagggctctgtactaggacctcttctctttgccatatacaccacctcactgggtgagatcattcgatcacacggCTTCTCctcccactgctatgcagacgacacccagctctatctgtcatttccatcggatgaccacactgtctctgcacgaatatcaaactgtctctctgacatatcaaaatggatgaaatcccaccgtctccaactgaactacttgtgatcccagcaaaaccatccatacagcacaatatctcagtccaaaatgacttcctatctctggctccttcatagGCAGTTCAaactctgggtgttgtgattgatgaacacctgacctttaaagatcatgtctgttgctcgttcatgccgctttgtgctgtataacatacgaaagatcagaccatacctaacacaacatgccacccagctcctggtgcaatctactgtcatctcccgcctcgattactgcaatgcccttctaactggtcttccaggctgtactgtgagacctcttcaaatgatcCAGAACacagcagcgcgtctggtcttcaatcagccaaaaagagcacacgtcacccctctgttcattgagctccactggctaccgctagcagcacgcatcaaattcaaattgctaacactagcatacaaagtccgagatggtacggctcccatctacctgaatcatcttgcaaaggcttacgtctcggccccggccgctccggtcatcacaggatcgtcggctagcagtgcctacaccacgctcaggacaatccagactcttctcatgcatcgttccacaaatgtggaatgaccttccaagcactaccagaacaggggcttcattCTCAAATTTCAAgacactcctgaagaccctgctcttcagagagcatcttctaaactagcaccctccctgcacccatcccccctctctactgtccactccttgttcctacgctcaagttgttgttgtttttgtttatgttagcctcaagggtaacatgccgattatcacttgtaagtcgctttggtcaaaagcgtctgctatacataaacataaacatacttaaTATAGCATAGACAAGACAAtatattattgaaaatctgtggtgtgagttaaagggagctgtccatgctcagaagccctcagacctgaatgaactagagatgttttgtgaagaagaatggtccagaatACGTTCAACCTGAATCCAGACTCTCATAGGAAGCTACAGGAAGAGTTTAGGGGCTGTTATTTCTTCTAAAGGAGGAGCTACTAAATATTGAGTTAATTTATTTGTTGTAGTGTCCAAacgtatgcacctgcctaattttgtttaaacaattattacacactttctgtaaatcctataaactttattTAACATCTCAAATATCACAGTTTGTATCTTCAAAATTATATTTGCAACATTTTTTTTCGAAACAACcaatgatttatacaggaaaaatcCTGAAGATTAACAAGGTTGTCCAGAATTTTTCAGCCCACTGTAATGCAAGCTGGATGGCAGGTGAGGGAGGGGCCTGGGCCTGCTTATTTTGCCTAAGTTCTTTTCATTGTGCTGGAAATAAATTGGAATTATGGAGACAAcatgaaaatgtataatttcatGATTTTACAGTGTTAACATAAATCCATGTTCTGGTCACAGACCAGCAGTCTGATCCCCGCAGAGCACCTGCAGGAGTTCGATAGTTTTGAGTTGAAACATGAGAAACATCATTAAGAAGTTTAATCATTAGACCTATTAGAGGAAAACATAACCGGCCAGTGTAATAAATGAATAATCATTTGTTATTTTAAAAGAAAATgctcaaaacctgtttgcacacTCAGCCGCTAGATCTAGTTTCATTCTTTTTTACAGTGCTTGATGTTCACAGATTGATCCGTGAGGACAAGTCTGAAGATGACACCTGGAGCTCAGACACATACATGTGTGTTTTCAAAAGTTTGCCATTCATCAGCCTTGTCTGTAGATGCAGTATGTTGGTTTTAGTTTAAGTCATGGTGAGACGAGAATTTTCTGTCATATCAGACAAAAACAGGATGCCATCAATGGAGCCCGAATCCTAAACTTTGTGTCTGCTAAACTGAAATCAACTGTCTCAAAACTTCACTGAAATGGAAATAAAGATTCTTTACATATCATCAAAGCTCTGATATACATCAGACtaattttttgtgtttttctgatGCTCTCATAAAGATAATAGATGTTCACATTATCAAATGAGAGTTGgattccaccaaggctgccctttgtaagagattctgttcataacttttatggacagaatttctaggcatagccaaggtgttgaggtgaTCTGGTTTGGTGGCCTgagaatcaggtctctgctttttgcagatgatgtggacctgttggcttcatcagaacgtgatatcTGGCTTTTGCTGGAGTGATTCACAGCCGGGTGTGAAGCAACTGGGATGAAAatgagctcctctaaatctgagaccatggtcttgagtcagaaaagggtagaatgccttctccagatcagggatgaggtcctgccccaagtggaggagtttaaggatTTCAGggacttgttcacgagtgagggaaagatggaacgccagatcgataggcggatttgtGCTGTGTTTGCAGTGATGAGGGCGTTGTGCCGATCTgtcttggtgaagagagagctgagtcagaagccaAAGCTCccaatttaccggttgatctacgttcctcctctcacctatggtcacgagctttgggcattgaccgaaagaatgagatcatggatacaagcagccgaaatgagttttctctgcagggtggctggactctcccttagagataggatgaaaagctcagtcatccgggaggagctccAAGTAGATCCGCTGCCCTTCCATACcgggaggagccagttgaggtagctcgagcatctggttaggatgcctcctggacacttccctggtgaggtcttctgggaatgtccaactgggaggaaacctaaagacccaggacacgcgggAGAAACTATGtttcacggctggccagggaacaccttgggattccatcgaaggagctggcccaagtggctggggagagggaagtctgggcctccctgcttaggctgcccgcgacccgaccccggataagtggtggaaaatgaatggatggatggaaaaatccTGGTCTGCTGAGTTTCCACCATTTTTACTTTTCTGTCACTCCTGTTGTTTGATGAATTAAGTAGCCTGTGAAAGTGAACTTGTGTGATTCTTGTTTTCCAGCAATGCCATTGCGCATTAATAAGGTTAATCCTAGTGGTGTTGTAGTTgagagttttgtttgtttttttttcctgtttttttttgtttgtttttttctgtttcatcCTTTTCAAATGAAAATACAAAACTTTGATCATTACAGATGGTCCATTCACTGGTTCGCACTACAGATGGCCATGGGCAATGGCTGTTGATGAGTAACCACATAAATGGTGGTTTTATCAGTGTCACTCAGTTAAAAATAAATTTGAAATGCAATATAGTTTGCAGCTTCACAAGACTTCTTAAATTCGGTTTTAAGACATGCTTTTTTTTTGCTACAACTACACAAACAATCCTTGAAACTCACAACAAAAATTAGAAATGGAAAAGTTCTGTTCTAAAACGCTGAAGATCAAAGAAACGTCAGAGGACTTAAGAAACATCCCACAGGACTTTGCTGGTTTCAGTCAGCAGGGAAAAAGGAACTGGAACAGTGTCACGGTGCGATCATGGGCAGAGGAAGGATCGATCACAGCCAAACCACTGAGAGCATGCTCTCCGCCCTAAACAAATCACCGCTATCTGACTGACTGAACTGGGTCTCAGTCTGCTAGCCACAGCCAGCGTTCCTGCTGCCAGAacatggagctccttccatcaggTCACAGAAGTAACTTCCTGTTAGCTTCCATTATTCCTAACATATGAAAGACAGGAATTCACTTCTCACGCATCTCCTCACAATtaattagactactgcaactctcttttcacgtgtctgagcagaacctccctgaaccgtcgacaggtggttcagaacgcctgtgctcggcttctgaccaagtcctccaaacacacccacatcaccccacttctcctccagcttcactggctgccagtcaacttcagggttcatttcaagatcctggttctggtctttagggccttaaatggacaagcgccatcttacattggtgatcttcttagtccctacacccccagcaggtccctgaggtccagtgatcaaagtctactggttgtgcagcaccagactaaagaccaaaggtgacagatcatctgctgctgtggcccccagactccggaactctctccccctgagcctgagatcagttgactcagaggtctcctttaaaaagcagctgaaacttaGCAGTAGTTtgagctggcttttgcgtgaccttctacTGATTCTTAACTTCATGGTGTTGTTTCTGCCAATTTCTTTCTCGGGATCTTGTATTACCttttctcatttatttttgtCTTCCTTTGTTTAAAGGTTAGCATTTTCCCCATTTCTTATTacgatattttaaaatattttttattttttatttttgttcttgtggtttttatcttggCAGGCACTAtaattatttcttcttcttcttgggttagcaattgttaatgttttatattttgtatttCTCATTTATGGTTGTAATTATGTCTGTAGAAccatatgttttattgttttactctttTGTTGCACAGCACCTTTGTGGCATGCTCAtgactgtaaggtgctttataaataaaggctgagttgagttcttcttcttcttcttcttcttcttcttcttcttcttcttcttcttcttcttcttcttcttcttcttcttcgtgtaACTTGTTGTTTGTCTtcatgtgtccctgtgatggactggggacctgtccagggtgtccccctgcCTCTCGCCTGATCACCATGAGAGTTAGGCACTAGCTCACCTTGACCCTGAAGCAGTTAAGATAATGAATGAACCCAGTTAACCCGGTTTCGTCTTCATTCAGCGGTCAGTTAGCTGTGTGTCGTCACTCACGAGGTTCACTGTTTGAAACATTCATCATTTTACTAATGCGCAAACGAATAAgccctcctttcaaaataaaatgccatGTTTACCTCTTTGAAATTGTTAGAATGTTGATAAGATGTATTATGTTTCTGGCTTTCAGATGATGGGCCATCAGAGCagagtttttttatttaccgctgatttatttaaccacacCACTGAAGTCACAGACGTTCCTCATCTGAAAGATTTCTATGTGGAAACCTGTAAGACTCAGATGTAGTAAACAACGTTTAACCCCGTTCTTCCTGGCTGATAAATCATTAATCAGCAGACATAAGCTGCTTCGTCACAGTTTACCAAAAGTAATCTTTTAATCTGTTTGATTAATTTGTCTGTTGGTTTagtgtgatgatgaagatgacaaATGGGTGGGGGGTTGCTACAAAATCAGAGCTGCTAGCAGACTTCCAAGAAACAATGGGTTTGTAAAAGGGTCACGTCCAATTTTCATTTTTGCCTGCATGTTAACGCGTTTgttagcttcctgtccatcttgtCCATACCTGTTTGTTTTTCTCATTTATATTAACTCCGACCAACCTAACGAGCTTATGAGGAAACATTTGTTTGATCCACAGCAAGTACATAAATGAGTCAGAAGTTAAAACTTGAACCTGAGTTACTTGTGTTGTTGTTGATGAAGAGAAGTGGTTTAACTGCAACAAAATATTTGACTcaaatagcacacacacacacacacacacacacgcgcgcgcgcgcacgcacgcgcacacacacacgcacacacacacacacacacacacacaccttgtgtgATCTTTTTTTTATCTGAAGGGGTTTATGGAGTTCCATTTGTCTCAAAAAAAGCACATACCATATGTGTTGCTATATGTCGATGCTTATGTGTTTGTaacatatgtgttcattgcatatgtgttcattgcatatgtgttcattgcatatgtgttcattgcatatgtgttcgttgcatatgtgttcattgcatatgtgttcgttgcatatgtgttcattgcatatgtgttcattgcatatgtgttcgttgcatatgtgttcattgcatatgggttcgttgcatatgtgttcattgcatatgtgttcttTGCATATGTGtccgttgcatatgtgttcattgcatatgggttcgttgcatatgtgttcattgcatatgtgttctttgcatatgtgttcgttgcatatgtgttcattgcatatgtgttctttgcatatgtgttcgttgcatatgtgttcattgcatatgggttcgttgcatatgtgttcattgcatatgtgttctttgcatatgtgttcgttgcatatgtgttctttgcatatgtgttcattgcatatgtgttcgttgcatatgtgttcgttgcatatgtgttcgttgcatatgtgttcattgcatatgggttcgttgcatatgtgttcattgcatatgtgttctttgcatatgtgttcgttgcatatgtgttctttgcatatgtgttcattgcatatgtgttcgttgcatatgtgttcgttgcatatgtgttcgttgcatatgtgttcattgcatatgggTTCGTTGCATATGggtttgttgcatatgtgttcattgcatatgtgttctttgcatatgtgttcattgcatatgggttcgttgcatatgtgttcattgcatatgtgttctttgcatatgtgttcattgcatatgtgttcgttgcatatgtgttcattgcatatgtgttcgttgcatatgtgttcattgcatatgtgttcattgcatatgtgttcattgcatatgtgttcgttgcatatgtgttcgttgcatatgtgttcgttgcatatgtgttcgttgcatatgtgttcattgcatatgtgttcattgcatatgtgttcattgcatatgtgttcgttGCATATGTGGTCGTTGCCTATGGgttcgttgcatatgtgttcattgcatatgtgttcgttgcatatgtgttcattgcatatgtgttcattgcatatgtattcattgcatatgtgttcattgcatatgtgttcgttgcatatgtgttcgttgcatatgtgttcgttgcaaatgtgttcattgcatatgtgtttgttgTATATGGatttgttgcatatgtgttcattgcatatgtgttcgttGCATACGTGTTCGTTGCATATGGgttcgttgcatatgtgttcattgcatatgtgttcgttgcatatgtgttcattgcatatgtgttcattgcatatgtattcattgcatatgtgttcattgcatatgtgttcgttgcatatgtgttcattgcatatgtgttcattgcatatgtattCATtgcatgtg
This Nothobranchius furzeri strain GRZ-AD chromosome 16, NfurGRZ-RIMD1, whole genome shotgun sequence DNA region includes the following protein-coding sequences:
- the kcnj16a gene encoding inward rectifier potassium channel 16, which encodes MYKHYSSVRPSDEFSVKTENGHHSKKTRYIRKEGSGNVKFRHVPEEWLMFVMDIFTTLVEIRWRVMLLIFALSYILSWLFFGILFWFIALMHGDIRNHNTQPCVFEVRSFTAAFLFSLETQTTIGYGFRGMSENCMVAIIVVTIQDVISCFIDTFVIGIVVSKMASARKRAQTVGFSSHAVINLRDGFLCLSWRIGDFRRNHLVEGTACAQIVHSKMHQTGKVDMGMEDLAIQQRDITLVTPTTICHRIELGSPLYKMSLDDLRKANIELVVSFTYTDDSTGILHQTRTSYTPDEILWGHLFQEMIRVSRKHYKVDYNLFNNTTKVLVPMISAEEYDKKKQLQLSARLPPQHSPRCSPQTLSQNPQENQPKLLTEGAEQERDDQPVPDDPTSVTGSQHLDSSTQ